In Pseudobacteroides sp., the genomic window AACTGGTGAAGGCTTAAATAAACTATTTGACTTGGCAATAACAGACACTAAAAACGGGGCCTGGGATATGCTTATTCTTGACGAAATACTGGGGGCAATAAAGGGTGGTTTTATACCCATTCAAAAGGTAATTGAATTTGTAAAAAATAAGCCTGAGGGGTTGGAACTTGTTATGACAGGACGGGCTGCACCCGAAGAATTGGTGGCCCTTTCCGATTATGTGTCAGAAATAAATCCCATAAAACACCCTTTGGATAAAGGAATAGGTGCCAGAATAGGTATAGAAAGCTGAGATGTTTGGAATACAAAGCTTTTAGAAAAGGGGAACGGGGATGAAGGCAAAATGTTTAATGGTACAGGGGACTGCATCATCAGTGGGTAAAAGCATAATAACTGCCGGACTGCTGAGAATATTCAAGCAGGATGGCTATGAAGCTGCACCATTTAAATCTCAGAATATGGCACTAAACTCATATATAACAAAGGAAGGAAAGGAAATGGGCAGGGCACAGGTAGTTCAGGCCGAGGCTGCCGGAAAAGAGCCTTCGGTACAAATGAACCCTGTACTTTTAAAGCCTACTTCAGACAGGAAGGCTCAGGTTATTTTGAATGGGGAAGTACATAAGAACATGTCTGCCGCAGAATATCATGAATTTAAACCAAAGCTTGTCCAAATGATAAGAGACACCTTTAGAAAGCTTATGATGGAAAATGATATAGTTGTTATTGAGGGTGCAGGCAGTCCGGCAGAAATTAACTTGAGAGAAAACGATATAGTTAATATGGGGATGGCCCAAATGGCAGATTCACCTGTTATACTTGTAGGGGATATAGATAAGGGCGGAGTTTTTGCGTCGCTGGCAGGAACCATGATGCTTTTGACAGAGGAAGAAAGAGCCAGGGTAAAGGGGGTTATTATAAATAAATTCAGAGGTGACCTGGATATATTGAAGCCAGGACTGGACATGCTTTATGACATAATAAAGATTCCTGTATTGGGAGTTGTACCTTATACAAGGATTGATATAGAAGATGAGGACAGCCTGGCTGAAAGGTTTCAGAAGCAAAATGCAAAAGAAACGGGTGAAATTGATATTGTAGTTGTCAAAGTTCCCCATATGTCCAACTTTACCGACTTCAATGCATTGGAAAACCTTGAGGGGGTAAAGGTAAGGTATGCTGAGGCTCTTCACGAAGTCGGTATGCCTGATCTTGTTATACTTCCAGGTACAAAAAACACTATTGGGGACATGATGTATCTTAAAAAATCAGGAATTGAAGATATAATAAAAAAGCTGCACCAGGAAGGCGTTGTCATATTTGGAATATGTGGCGGCTATCAAATGCTGGGTAAAAAAATTGAAGACCCGCACAGAATAGAGTCGGAGCTTTTAAGTATTGAAGGGATGTTTCTTCTTAATTCAATGACTTCATTTGGGCAAAAGAAGGTAACCACTCAGGTTGAGGGAGTTATCTCATGTGATGAAAATCTTCTTCATGATCTTTGCGGCACCAGGATTAACGGCTATGAAATTCATATGGGAGCCACGGAATATGAGGAAGGCTGTGTGCCTTTCATTGAGATAGATAAATCCCTGATAAGCGGTACAAAGTCTGTGGGGGGAGTAATGAATAAGGAAGGCAATGTCTTTGGTACATATATACACGGTATTTTTGACAACATGGAATTTACTGTTGGCTTTATAAACAATATTAGAAAGAGAAAGGGCTTAGGTCTTGTTGGCTACGATAAAAGCATGGATTTTAATGCATACAAAGAAAAACAGTATGATAAGCTTGCTGATATCTTAAGATCCAGCCTTGACATGAAAAAGATATATGAAATAGCAGGCTTGGTATGATAAAGGGGAGATTGGAATGGCGGTTTGGCTGCTTTTGGACGTAATTGCAGCTTTTATTCTTGATATATTTTTCGGTGATCCTCACTGGATGCCTCATCCTGTAAGATTTATAGGGTGGCTTATAAGTAAAACAGAGAAAGTCTTAAGAAGTCGTATAAACAAAGGTTCTCTAAGGGGAGAAGCAAGTATACTACAAAATGAAGAGATGCTCCGGAAATCAAAAAGGCGGGCAGGATTGGTTCTTGCATTAGTAGTTGTTGGCGTAACGTTTTTGACAGTCTTTATAATTCTAAAGATATCAATGCTCATTAGCCCAATCCTTTTTCATATCGTTAATATATATTTTATATACTCATCTATTGCTACAAGGTGTCTGGCTGTTGAGGCCTACAAGGTATATGGGAAGCTTGCAGAAAACGATACTGAGGGTGCAAGAAAAAGTCTTGCAATGCTTGTAGGAAGAGATATACAGGGCTTAAGCCAAAAGGAGATTATTCGGGGAGTGGTTGAAACGACTGCAGAAAATACTGTTGACGGGGTTATTTCTCCTTTGTTTTATGCTGTGCTGGGCTCAATATTCGGGCTGGGTGCACCACTTGTGTATGCTTTTAAAGCTGTAAGCACCCTTGACTCTATGGTGGGATATATGAATGAAAAATATATTGATTTCGGCAGGTTTTCAGCTAAGGCCGACGATGTAGCCAACTATATACCTGCAAGGCTCTCAGGGCTTTTGCTGCCGATTTCTGCTATGCTTTGCGGCATGAACGGAACACAAAGCTTTAAAATCATGCTCAGGGACAGAAGAAACCATAAAAGCCCCAACTGTGCGTACCCTGAATCCGCTGTTGCAGGTGCACTGGGTGTAATGCTTGGAGGAAACAATGTTTATTTTGGTAATGTTGTTGAGAAGCCTACCATTGGGGACATGGGCAAGGAGCTTGAGGCTGTTGACATAAGAAGGACGGTAAGGCTGATGTATTGTGCATCGTTTTTAACGCTGGCACTAGGTATTTTAACGTATTTAATTATCCTTTAAAAAGGTGGTAAAAATGTCAGAAAAATTGATAAATCAAACAGCTGATTTACATGGCGGTAATATATACAAGGCTTCCAAACAATATGGAATTTCAGAAGAAGCTTTTCTAGACTATAGTGCCAATATAAATCCTTTAGGAGTGCCGGAAGAGCTTAAGGAAACCATTTTAAGAAGCATAGAATTACTTTCAAATTATCCTGACCCCGAGTGCCATTTATTGAGGCGGCACATTTCAGAGTATCTTAATATAAATCCAGATGAAATTATAATTGGAAATGGTGCAGCAGAAATTATATTTCTATTGCTCGAGGAATTAAAACCCAAGAAGGTAATTATACCTTCACCCACCTTTATGGAATATGAAAGAGCCGCCAAAAAAGTGGGTGCAGAAGCTAGGCATCATGAGATAAAGGAAAGTGCAGGCTTCAGGCTTGAGGTAAACGAGCTGATAAACCATATCGATGATGATACCGACTGCATAATTTTGTGTAATCCCAATAATCCTACTTCATCACTTACAAATCCGGATGATCTTATTAAGCTGATTGAATTTGCATATCGAAAAGAAATAACGGTCATAATAGACGAAACCTTTATAGAGCTTACTGTAGGAGGAAATACAAACTCAATGGTAAAGCACCTTAATGAGTGGAGCAATCTTATTATAATAAGGGCTTTCACAAAGCTTTTCGCAATTCCGGGCTTGAGGGTTGGATATGGACTTGGAAATAAAGAGCTTATTAAAAGGCTTTGGGATAGGAAAATCCCATGGTCTGTAAACTGCTTTGCATCTATATCGGGAATGCTTCTTAAAAATGAAACAGGCTATTTTGATCGGACAGCTACGTGGATTTCTGAGGAGATTGAGCAGTTTTATAATGAATTGTGTAAAGTGGATAAGTTTCATGTGTTTAAACCTCATACTAATTTTGTATTGATGAGGATAAAAGGCATTAGCTTCAATTCTCACACATTAAAAGAAGCCCTAGCGTCAAAAGGTGTGCTTATTAGGGATGCTTCCAATTTCAGGTTCCTAAATGACAAGTTTATAAGGGTTGCAATCAAGGATAGGAACAGCAATGACAGGTTTATGGAAATACTTGATGATGTTTTAAAGGGGTAAATATACAGATTACTATAGATTATAAGTACTAAATATAGATATAAGTTTTTACAACTTAATTGTCAACTAAAAGCATAAAAACGGTTGACAATAAAATTTTATATGGATATTATAGGTAATATGATCCCGAATCAAAAAACTGGAGGATGAATCTAAATATGAATTCTCTATTATTCAGCATTGAAAATAAACTAAAAAGAGGCTATACAATCACTAATGAGGAGGCAGTAAATTTAATTGAGTCAGAGGTTCCCGACGACGAGTTGTTTTCTCTGGCAGATAGGATTTGCAAGGAACACAAGGGATATAAGGTTGATTTATGCTCCATTATAAATGCTAAATCAGGAAGCTGCTCGGAGAATTGCAAATACTGTGCACAGTCAGCACATTATAATACCGATATCCAAGGCTATCCTTTGATAGGCATTGAAGATGTCCTGGAAATGGCGAAGGAAAACGAAAAAGAAGGTGTTAGTCGTTTTTCTATCGTGACAAGCGGAGGCAGCTTGGAAGAAAAGGATTTTCAAAAGATACTCCAAATGTTGAAGATATTAAAGAAAGAGACAGGGCTTAAGCTGTGTGCTTCATTAGGAAGCATAACATATAAGCAGGCAATACTGCTCAAACAGGCAGGGCTTTCAATGTACCACCACAACATCGAGACATGCAGGGAATATTACAGTGTAATATGTGACACCCATACATATGACGACAGGATAGTCACGGTAAAAAATGCTATGGAGGCAGGCTTGGAGGTTTGCTGCGGAGGTATTATCGGTATGGGTGAAAGCTTGAAGCAGCGAATAAAAATGGCCTTTGAAATAAGGGAACTGGGAATAAAGTCAATACCGTTAAACATACTAAATCCGGTTAAGGGGACTCCACTAGAAAACTCAGAAGGGCTTCAGTCTGTAGAGATACTTAGGACTATATCCTTTTTTAGACTTATAATTCCTTATGCCGACATCAGGTATGCGGGAGGTCGCATATCGTTGGGCAAATATCAGGATCAAGGCTTTAAGTCTGGCATTAATGCCATGATGGTTGGAAACTACCTAACAACTACAGGAAACAAAATCGCCGATGATTTGGAAATGATCAGGAGCACGGGGCTTGAGATATTTTAAAGTTGCAAACTTTTTGTCTTTATCTTACCTGGTCTATTTTATATACTTAATAATATAATAAGCAGTTTCTGCAAACTGATATGGAGGAGGCTTAACCTTAATATGAGACCACTTAAACCCAAAAAATCAGTTGAGGGTATAAGCAGGGCAAAGATGTATATAAAAAGAGATCTTGATTTGTTTATCGGTTACCCGAATCTAAACGGAAAGTGGATTTCCCAGCCTCAAGGCAAAGAGGTTCTTGAGATTGTTATAACAAGAGAAGATATCCATAAGGCCACATTTACAATAAATAAACTTGTTAGGGACTTTCCAAAAGCATTGCCTAAAATCGTAGGAGATGTAGAAAAGTGGAGTGACAGGTATAAAAGTTTGCTTGAGATACTAAAGCTTTCTATACATAATAAAGAAGCACTGCCTCAATCCCTTAACCGTAATAACCCACTATATGGGGATTTTGAGAAGAAATTATACAATAAAATAATAAGAGAAAATCCGTCTCTTGTTAAGGTGATAGACTGCATATCCTGGTTGACCTTCTTAAACCCTGAGACATTGAGGGATGCTTTGATTTGGACGAATAGTTATAGTAGATATATTGATAGAATTTACAAAAACTTTGGACACATAGAGGGAATGAAGCTTATTGTAAAGCTACGGCGACTTTCAATAGGTATTGGAGAGAAAAGAACCGAAATAATCTTTACATGGCTTACTGACCCTAGAATTAGTAATATAATAATGGATCAGGGGTATAAATATTCAAATCTGGTTGATTCGTCTCTTGGTAAAAAAAGAACCGATCCTGTGCCCGGTATTCCCAAGGCAAGGTTTGGAAATGACTATAAGAAGTGGATTGATTGGCTTTCAATGCAGGATAACCAGACTGCCAGAAGGTCAATTGATCTTTTTGATCTGGTCTGTGATATAGTCTTACTGGACAGGTGGGAGGAGTGGTGGAAATCCCTTGACAAAGCGATAAATTCTGCAAAAAGGATACCTCGTGATTTAGGTAGACACAATCCTTTAACAGCCAAACTCAATAACATTAGGGAAAAAATAAAGGTAATGGGCAAGAATACACCACCCGTCTTAAACTCAAAATTCTTATTCAATCTCCTAATGAATTGGTCGCAAAATGAAAAATTCAACAGATATAAGAAAATGTACAAAGTACTCAGTGAATTGCCAAAAGAATACGATAATGTCTCTGTTCGTTTTGCTTTTTGGATTTACTGGGATCACCTGATGGAACAAAATAAAGAATCTAAACAGAAAATTGTAGGAAATATAATAGATGAATTCTGTAAATTTGTCAGGATGCAAAAAGATTTCAAAAGGGCTTTAAGCCCATGGAGAAGGGTGCTTGATTCATGGAGGGCTTCAGAAGAAGTGATGCCTCATATTTTTACATTTGATGACGAAATTTTAGATGAGATAGAAGATCATAAATCCGTTTCACTTGTATTCAGCTTGTTAGGTCAGTTATACCAGGATAAGAGATTTGGTGAGTTTACAGGCAATGAGGATAGAAGGTTTGTTTTATTGTGCCTTGTTATGGAGGAAGAGCATGTGCTAGATAGCTTTTTTGAGCTGAGGAAGTATGGCATCTCAGATACCTATATAGAAAAAGATATATTAAAGCTATCTGCAGAAATTACAAGAGGAGATTACAGCAGATTCGGTTTTGTAACAAAGGCTCTTTTGGCTAATGTTGACAGGTATTACGACCATGCAAGGGTTTTAAGGCCCATTTTGAAGAAATGCAGCAACTCCTACCATAAAAATTTTGTTTCTGATGCTATTGAAGGAGGGCAGATAAGGGCATTGTGTTCAATAGCATTGGAGGCTGGAATAGTTGAGTTTTTTGGAGAGAATGCTGCTTCTCTACCTCCGCTCCTTGATCCAGAAATAGGTTGGATCGGAAGGTATCCGAAAGAACTTCATGAGGAGCTGATAAGTCTGGCTTGTATGGATGAGAATGCTGTAAACACTGCCAACAGGCTTCTTGCAAAGTACTATCCCGATCCGGAGATGCTCCGGGGTGAGATTGAGGAACTTCAATTAAAAATAAATAATGGTCAAGACTGGGAAGGATACTTAAAACTGCGAACCGACAAATTGAAACGAAGATTGACTGAAGGTCCGGTTAAGCTGGGAGAAGGAAAGCTTAATAACCTCTCGAAAAAGATCAGGCATGCAGGAATGATGGGTTTGTTGGAAAGGTTTAAGGAAGATAATCATATTTTTTTTAAAAAATGTCTTGCTCAAAATCTCAACCTGGATGAATTTCCTGATTGGCTTCAAAGAAAAGATATCCAAGAGGCGATTTTATCTTCGGTTGAACTGGATGTTAATTTCCGCGGTATAGTGACTAGGATACTCAAAAGAAGAGCAACTTCAATGCCATGGGACTTTAGAGACGAAGAAGCCAACAGTCAATTTATCGAAAGGATGAAATCAATAAACGTAGATATGACACCATGGATTGATGGTGATGACAAATTGGTCAGGGTGCTTCCTGACGGAGAAGAAATAGTATTCTCTATTGAAAGAGACCCTATAGAGATATTCAATATGGGTAAGCACTTCAAAACATGTCTGTCTCCCGGAGATATTAATTTTTTCTCGGTGTTTTCCAACATAATTGATATCAATAAGCAGGTTATATATGGGAGAACAAGAAGCGGTCATGTAAAGGCACGTGCACTCATTGTCTTAACTGATGATGGAGGGATATTGACATTTTATCCCTACTGCAATTATGGGAAAATAAACTTCAAGGATATATTAAAGGAATTTGTGCATAACATTGCATTTAAAATGAATACTGTAGTAATGCAAAGAGGCACAGTAAGTAAGCTAATAGCACCTCGGTGGTATGATGACGGCCCTTATGACCTGGTCGGTGAGTTTCCTTTTGCACAAGACCAATCTGAGTTTAGAATAGGCTTATCTAAGTGGAATAATGATGAAGTGCTGGAAAACATGTTAAAAGCTGTGGAGCCTATAGGATTAAATGAGAGGACAATACCCTTGTTTGTTTCCCTGCCTGAAATAAAGGAATGCAAGGCTCTTGTTGAGGTTATATATCCATTTGTTTTAAAGCTTAAGGTTTTATCTTCCGATTCATTTTTGAATTATTTACAGGTACTACTAGATATGGAAAAGTGGGATATGCTTCAAAAGTTGTTACCCAAAATTGTTGATCATGTATTAAGTACTTATAGGGAAGGCAGCTATTGGAGCATCTGTGAGTGGGTTGAGCTGCTTTTAAAAATATCACCCGTTAAGGCATTGTATATAATAAAAAAGACCCGTTCACAAAATAGCCGTAACTGGGAAGATGAGGAGTGTGAAAGAATTGCAGCTGTCGGTAGAGCTTATTTAATGCTTAACCGACCAAAACAGGCAGCTAAAATGTTTTCCATTGCCTTAAATGAAAACGGATATTTAAGTAGTGAGACAAGAGAGTTTTGCAAAAATCAGATTGTGAAAGAAGGTGGAGCCCAGCTGCCTTAAAATCTGGTTTAAGGTTTATTGACAGCTGGGAACACAAACCCAAATTTTTATATGTGTCAACCCGTTATAAAGATCTCATATAAATATCCCTGACCACCGATCTGGAGGCTTCTACGGGTGCTAATGAAAGCAACGCTGC contains:
- the cobD gene encoding threonine-phosphate decarboxylase CobD — translated: MSEKLINQTADLHGGNIYKASKQYGISEEAFLDYSANINPLGVPEELKETILRSIELLSNYPDPECHLLRRHISEYLNINPDEIIIGNGAAEIIFLLLEELKPKKVIIPSPTFMEYERAAKKVGAEARHHEIKESAGFRLEVNELINHIDDDTDCIILCNPNNPTSSLTNPDDLIKLIEFAYRKEITVIIDETFIELTVGGNTNSMVKHLNEWSNLIIIRAFTKLFAIPGLRVGYGLGNKELIKRLWDRKIPWSVNCFASISGMLLKNETGYFDRTATWISEEIEQFYNELCKVDKFHVFKPHTNFVLMRIKGISFNSHTLKEALASKGVLIRDASNFRFLNDKFIRVAIKDRNSNDRFMEILDDVLKG
- the bioB gene encoding biotin synthase BioB, whose product is MNSLLFSIENKLKRGYTITNEEAVNLIESEVPDDELFSLADRICKEHKGYKVDLCSIINAKSGSCSENCKYCAQSAHYNTDIQGYPLIGIEDVLEMAKENEKEGVSRFSIVTSGGSLEEKDFQKILQMLKILKKETGLKLCASLGSITYKQAILLKQAGLSMYHHNIETCREYYSVICDTHTYDDRIVTVKNAMEAGLEVCCGGIIGMGESLKQRIKMAFEIRELGIKSIPLNILNPVKGTPLENSEGLQSVEILRTISFFRLIIPYADIRYAGGRISLGKYQDQGFKSGINAMMVGNYLTTTGNKIADDLEMIRSTGLEIF
- a CDS encoding cobyric acid synthase, encoding MKAKCLMVQGTASSVGKSIITAGLLRIFKQDGYEAAPFKSQNMALNSYITKEGKEMGRAQVVQAEAAGKEPSVQMNPVLLKPTSDRKAQVILNGEVHKNMSAAEYHEFKPKLVQMIRDTFRKLMMENDIVVIEGAGSPAEINLRENDIVNMGMAQMADSPVILVGDIDKGGVFASLAGTMMLLTEEERARVKGVIINKFRGDLDILKPGLDMLYDIIKIPVLGVVPYTRIDIEDEDSLAERFQKQNAKETGEIDIVVVKVPHMSNFTDFNALENLEGVKVRYAEALHEVGMPDLVILPGTKNTIGDMMYLKKSGIEDIIKKLHQEGVVIFGICGGYQMLGKKIEDPHRIESELLSIEGMFLLNSMTSFGQKKVTTQVEGVISCDENLLHDLCGTRINGYEIHMGATEYEEGCVPFIEIDKSLISGTKSVGGVMNKEGNVFGTYIHGIFDNMEFTVGFINNIRKRKGLGLVGYDKSMDFNAYKEKQYDKLADILRSSLDMKKIYEIAGLV
- the cbiB gene encoding adenosylcobinamide-phosphate synthase CbiB, with protein sequence MAVWLLLDVIAAFILDIFFGDPHWMPHPVRFIGWLISKTEKVLRSRINKGSLRGEASILQNEEMLRKSKRRAGLVLALVVVGVTFLTVFIILKISMLISPILFHIVNIYFIYSSIATRCLAVEAYKVYGKLAENDTEGARKSLAMLVGRDIQGLSQKEIIRGVVETTAENTVDGVISPLFYAVLGSIFGLGAPLVYAFKAVSTLDSMVGYMNEKYIDFGRFSAKADDVANYIPARLSGLLLPISAMLCGMNGTQSFKIMLRDRRNHKSPNCAYPESAVAGALGVMLGGNNVYFGNVVEKPTIGDMGKELEAVDIRRTVRLMYCASFLTLALGILTYLIIL
- a CDS encoding cob(I)yrinic acid a,c-diamide adenosyltransferase, with product MEKGLVHIYTGNGKGKTTSAIGLGIRAYGRGFKVYMAQFLKSAESGELNVLKNLEPGFTVKRFEMVDKFTWNMNEAEIKETGEGLNKLFDLAITDTKNGAWDMLILDEILGAIKGGFIPIQKVIEFVKNKPEGLELVMTGRAAPEELVALSDYVSEINPIKHPLDKGIGARIGIES